A genomic region of Geoalkalibacter sp. contains the following coding sequences:
- a CDS encoding HepT-like ribonuclease domain-containing protein, with protein sequence MPANGNGASTFYLDDMIDFAGKVLVYTNGLDQAGFVANDLTYDATLRNLELIGEAATHIPEQVRAAHPEIPWRMIIATRNRLIHGYLGIDDDILLSIIRDDVPELLPRLKALKSATSRHPTQCGTPRVP encoded by the coding sequence ATGCCGGCCAACGGGAATGGCGCTTCTACCTTCTACCTCGACGACATGATCGACTTTGCCGGGAAGGTTCTGGTCTACACCAACGGGCTCGATCAAGCCGGTTTCGTGGCGAACGACCTGACCTATGATGCCACCCTGCGCAATCTGGAGCTGATCGGCGAAGCCGCCACCCATATTCCGGAACAGGTTCGGGCAGCTCACCCAGAAATCCCCTGGCGGATGATCATCGCCACCCGCAACCGCCTCATTCACGGCTATCTCGGCATCGACGACGACATCCTCTTGAGCATTATCCGCGACGACGTGCCCGAACTGTTACCGCGACTCAAGGCGCTGAAATCAGCGACATCACGCCACCCGACGCAATGCGGGACCCCCCGCGTGCCGTAG
- a CDS encoding nucleotidyltransferase family protein — MDRQRALELLRNSKPELQARFGVTRLALFGSTARNAATSGSDVDVLVYFDGPATSKRYFGVQFYLEDLLGCPVDLVTEKALRPELRPYIEQERVNV; from the coding sequence ATGGACAGACAACGCGCTCTTGAGCTGCTGCGCAACAGCAAGCCGGAACTGCAGGCTCGATTCGGCGTGACCCGACTGGCCTTGTTCGGCTCCACCGCCCGCAATGCGGCCACCAGCGGCAGCGACGTTGATGTCCTGGTCTACTTCGATGGCCCCGCCACGTCCAAGCGCTACTTTGGCGTGCAGTTCTACCTGGAAGACCTGCTCGGCTGCCCGGTCGATCTGGTCACCGAAAAGGCCCTGCGACCGGAACTTCGCCCCTATATCGAACAGGAGCGGGTCAATGTCTGA
- a CDS encoding SulP family inorganic anion transporter translates to MNTLIRSFHQTWFSNVRGDVLAGIVVALALIPEAIAFSIIAGVDPKVGLYAAFCIAVVTAFVGGRSGMISGATGAMALLMVTLVKTHGLEYLLAATLLTGVLQILAGALRLGSLMRFVSRSVVIGFVNALAILIFLAQIPELTQVGWQVYALVGAGLGLIYLFPFVTRAVPSPLVCIVALTAVTLLFGMDVRTVGDMGALPDSLPIFLLPNIPLTWTTLAIIFPYAVTLAVVGLLESLMTATIVDDLTDTPSDKNHECVGQGLANVATGFMGGMAGCAMIGQSVINIKSGGRGRLSTLVAGVFLLVMVVFLGGWVARIPMAALVAVMIMVSIGTFSWESVKNLKKNPKSSSIVMVSTVVVVVATHNLALGVMVGVLLSALFFAFKISKVLHIGSELSDDGLTRRYHVVGQVFFASADRFMDSFDLKEAVEYVCIDVSRAHFWDITAVGALDKVILKFRREGTEVEILGLNKASETMVDRFAVHDKPEAVEALMGGH, encoded by the coding sequence ATGAACACACTGATTCGTTCTTTTCACCAAACCTGGTTCTCCAATGTGCGCGGCGATGTGCTGGCCGGCATCGTCGTGGCACTGGCCTTGATTCCCGAGGCCATCGCTTTTTCCATCATCGCCGGCGTTGATCCCAAGGTCGGGCTTTACGCGGCTTTTTGTATCGCCGTGGTGACTGCTTTTGTCGGTGGCCGTTCGGGCATGATTTCCGGTGCCACGGGCGCCATGGCGCTGCTCATGGTGACCCTGGTCAAGACTCATGGTCTTGAGTATTTGCTGGCGGCCACGCTGCTCACCGGCGTCTTGCAGATACTGGCCGGAGCTTTGCGGCTGGGCAGCTTGATGCGTTTTGTGTCGCGTTCGGTGGTGATCGGCTTCGTCAACGCCCTGGCCATTTTGATTTTTCTGGCGCAGATTCCCGAGCTCACCCAGGTGGGCTGGCAGGTTTATGCCCTGGTCGGCGCGGGTCTTGGCCTGATTTATCTTTTTCCCTTCGTCACGCGTGCCGTTCCTTCGCCGCTGGTTTGCATCGTGGCGCTGACCGCGGTGACCCTGCTCTTCGGCATGGATGTGCGCACCGTGGGCGACATGGGCGCGCTGCCCGACAGTCTGCCGATTTTTCTGCTGCCCAATATTCCCCTGACCTGGACGACTCTGGCCATCATTTTTCCCTATGCGGTGACCTTGGCGGTGGTGGGTCTGCTGGAATCGCTCATGACGGCCACCATCGTCGATGATCTGACCGATACGCCCAGCGACAAGAACCACGAATGCGTCGGCCAGGGTTTGGCCAACGTGGCCACCGGTTTTATGGGCGGCATGGCCGGTTGCGCCATGATCGGCCAGTCGGTGATCAACATCAAATCGGGCGGGCGCGGCCGGCTTTCGACTCTGGTGGCGGGGGTGTTCCTGCTGGTCATGGTGGTGTTTCTCGGCGGCTGGGTGGCGCGCATTCCCATGGCGGCGCTGGTGGCGGTGATGATCATGGTATCCATCGGGACCTTCAGCTGGGAGTCGGTGAAAAATCTCAAAAAAAATCCCAAGAGCTCAAGCATCGTCATGGTGTCCACCGTGGTTGTGGTGGTGGCTACGCATAATCTGGCCCTTGGAGTGATGGTGGGCGTACTGCTCAGCGCTTTGTTTTTTGCCTTCAAAATCAGTAAAGTTCTCCATATCGGCTCTGAGCTTTCGGACGACGGGCTGACCCGCCGCTATCACGTGGTCGGTCAGGTGTTTTTCGCCTCGGCCGATCGTTTTATGGATTCTTTTGACCTCAAGGAGGCGGTCGAATATGTGTGCATCGATGTAAGCCGCGCCCATTTCTGGGACATCACGGCGGTCGGTGCCCTCGACAAGGTCATTCTCAAGTTTCGTCGCGAAGGCACCGAGGTGGAAATCCTCGGTCTCAACAAGGCGAGCGAAACCATGGTTGACCGTTTTGCCGTGCATGACAAACCCGAGGCTGTTGAAGCCCTGATGGGCGGACATTAA
- a CDS encoding universal stress protein, which yields MQMRVLACIDGSAYSPAVCDAAAWSAQRMGAPLQFLHVLHKEQKPAPVDMSGSIGLGARESLLEELAALDEKRGKLARERGRQLLAAAQFRARTTGVAESETLQRHGGLVETLREFEKDIRLLVMGKRGEEAQVATEHLGSHLERVIRTLQRPILVTTREFKPPQKVMLAFDGSATATKALRMVADSPLFKGLPCHVVMVGPETAEARADLARARQILEMAGFDAPATLMAGEVESVLSHYRQEHAIDLMIMGAYGHSRIRHLLIGSTTTAMLLKSTIPVLLLR from the coding sequence ATGCAAATGCGCGTATTGGCTTGTATTGACGGTTCCGCCTATTCACCCGCCGTGTGCGATGCCGCCGCCTGGTCGGCGCAGCGCATGGGGGCCCCCTTGCAGTTTCTTCATGTGCTGCACAAGGAGCAGAAGCCCGCGCCCGTTGACATGAGCGGCAGCATTGGTCTAGGCGCCCGCGAGTCGCTGCTTGAGGAACTGGCGGCCCTCGATGAAAAACGCGGCAAGCTGGCCCGCGAGCGAGGTCGCCAACTGCTTGCCGCCGCCCAATTCCGTGCGCGTACCACCGGGGTTGCCGAATCCGAGACCCTGCAGCGCCACGGCGGGCTGGTGGAGACTTTGCGGGAATTTGAGAAGGATATTCGCTTGCTGGTGATGGGTAAGCGCGGCGAGGAAGCGCAGGTGGCAACCGAGCATCTGGGCAGCCACCTGGAGCGGGTCATTCGGACTCTGCAGCGCCCCATTCTGGTCACCACGCGCGAATTCAAGCCGCCGCAGAAGGTGATGCTGGCCTTTGACGGCAGCGCCACCGCGACGAAGGCGCTGCGCATGGTCGCCGACAGCCCCCTGTTCAAGGGGCTGCCCTGCCATGTGGTGATGGTGGGCCCCGAGACCGCCGAAGCCCGTGCCGATTTGGCGCGCGCCCGACAAATCCTGGAAATGGCAGGCTTCGATGCTCCAGCGACTCTGATGGCCGGCGAGGTTGAGAGCGTCCTGAGCCACTACCGGCAGGAACATGCCATCGATTTAATGATCATGGGCGCCTACGGCCACTCCCGCATCCGCCATCTGCTCATTGGCAGCACCACGACCGCGATGCTGCTCAAGTCGACGATTCCCGTGCTGCTGTTGCGCTAA
- a CDS encoding SO_0444 family Cu/Zn efflux transporter codes for MVSAIFQAILAMALTAAPWLLIGLIAAGLIKALAPEAVLRRWVGDRGWLAVARAAVIGAPLPLCSCGAIPTALTLYRGGVGRGPAVSFLISTPGIGVDSVAITYSLLGPFMVVVRVLGAVCTAFITGMLVAMTGQAPPSASKDAPKCTSGCGPGACQGDSSAKQVESLWSRLGKGIGYAFSDLLDDISRWLLLGLVLSGLLVTLAPPQVVADYGSGLGAMLLMAAVGIPLYICAAAAAPVGAGMIMAGVSPGTVLVFLLAGPITSTATLGLLRREMGNAALALYLLGILATTIIWGLVVDGLVARAGIDIISQAGAARELLPPWLEWTALVVLIPLALPKIRRTIGRMVR; via the coding sequence ATGGTTTCTGCGATTTTCCAAGCAATTCTTGCCATGGCTCTGACCGCCGCTCCATGGCTGCTCATCGGCCTGATCGCCGCAGGGCTGATCAAGGCGCTGGCTCCCGAGGCGGTGCTGCGGCGTTGGGTCGGCGATCGGGGATGGTTGGCCGTGGCACGCGCCGCAGTGATTGGCGCACCTCTGCCTCTGTGCTCCTGCGGCGCCATTCCCACGGCACTCACCTTGTATCGCGGTGGGGTCGGTCGGGGTCCGGCGGTGTCCTTTCTCATCAGTACGCCTGGGATCGGAGTCGACTCTGTCGCCATTACCTATTCTTTACTCGGTCCCTTCATGGTCGTGGTGCGGGTGTTGGGGGCGGTGTGCACCGCCTTCATTACCGGAATGTTGGTGGCGATGACAGGTCAAGCACCGCCCTCGGCGAGTAAGGACGCCCCGAAATGTACTTCCGGGTGCGGCCCCGGAGCCTGCCAAGGAGATTCTTCTGCAAAGCAGGTCGAATCTCTCTGGTCGCGGCTGGGTAAGGGCATAGGGTACGCCTTTAGTGATCTGCTCGACGATATCAGCCGCTGGCTTCTGCTCGGCCTGGTGCTTTCCGGCCTGCTGGTGACCCTGGCTCCTCCGCAGGTTGTCGCCGATTACGGCAGCGGCCTAGGCGCCATGCTCTTGATGGCCGCCGTCGGAATCCCTCTCTACATCTGCGCGGCCGCCGCCGCTCCCGTCGGCGCGGGCATGATCATGGCGGGAGTCTCACCGGGAACTGTTTTGGTCTTTTTGCTCGCCGGGCCCATCACCAGCACGGCGACCCTTGGCCTGCTGCGGCGCGAAATGGGGAATGCGGCGCTTGCCCTTTATCTCTTGGGTATTCTGGCGACAACGATTATTTGGGGATTGGTGGTGGATGGGCTGGTCGCACGCGCGGGCATCGACATCATCAGCCAGGCCGGAGCGGCACGGGAGCTCCTTCCACCATGGCTGGAATGGACGGCTCTGGTCGTTCTGATTCCCTTGGCCCTCCCCAAGATCCGCCGGACCATCGGACGGATGGTTCGGTGA
- a CDS encoding pirin family protein, protein MITARKSQDRGHFQADWLDSYHTFSFDTYYDPHHMGFRTLRVINEDRVKAGAGFPLHPHRDMEILSFVLEGALKHQDNLGHEEVIRAGEVQRITAGRGIMHSEFNPSNEETVHFVQIWILPESKGLTPSYETKRFAPKIPNSLQLLASRDGRDDSAVLCQDVALYVGDLAAGGRVEYPLPASRHAWIQVLRGALELNGTPLEAGDGAAVSEEQLLTLTTRNQAQFLLFDLH, encoded by the coding sequence ATGATCACCGCGCGCAAATCTCAGGACCGAGGCCATTTTCAGGCCGATTGGCTCGATAGCTACCACACGTTTTCTTTTGACACCTATTATGATCCGCACCATATGGGTTTTCGCACCCTGCGGGTCATCAACGAAGACCGGGTGAAGGCCGGGGCCGGATTTCCGCTGCATCCCCACCGCGACATGGAGATTCTCTCCTTTGTTCTGGAGGGCGCCCTCAAGCACCAGGACAATCTCGGGCACGAGGAGGTCATCCGTGCCGGAGAGGTGCAGCGGATCACGGCCGGACGCGGCATCATGCACAGCGAGTTCAATCCTTCAAACGAAGAGACGGTGCATTTTGTCCAGATCTGGATTCTCCCCGAAAGCAAGGGTCTAACCCCATCCTATGAAACAAAGCGCTTTGCGCCCAAGATACCCAACAGCCTTCAGCTTCTTGCCTCCCGAGACGGCAGGGATGATTCGGCCGTGCTTTGCCAGGATGTGGCGTTGTATGTGGGCGACCTCGCGGCCGGCGGCAGGGTTGAGTATCCCCTTCCGGCGAGTCGCCATGCCTGGATTCAGGTTCTTCGTGGAGCCCTTGAGCTGAACGGGACGCCTCTGGAAGCCGGCGATGGCGCGGCCGTGAGCGAAGAGCAGTTGCTCACCCTGACGACCAGGAACCAAGCCCAATTTCTCCTGTTCGATTTGCATTGA
- the gloA gene encoding lactoylglutathione lyase yields MADERDFRVLHTMIRVLDLERSLDFYTRILGMKLLRRNDYPAGEFTLAFVGYDDEKSQAVIELTHNWGRTEPYVIGDGFGHIAIGARDIYALCQELKTAGGKVVREPGPMKHGTTHIAFIEDPDGYKIELIQVD; encoded by the coding sequence ATGGCTGACGAGCGAGACTTTCGCGTTCTGCACACCATGATCCGGGTGCTTGACCTGGAGCGCAGCCTCGATTTCTACACCCGGATTCTGGGCATGAAGCTGCTGCGCCGCAACGATTATCCCGCCGGGGAGTTCACCCTGGCCTTTGTCGGCTACGACGACGAAAAATCCCAGGCGGTGATCGAGCTGACTCATAACTGGGGGCGCACGGAACCCTATGTGATCGGCGATGGTTTCGGTCATATCGCCATCGGCGCGCGCGACATTTATGCCCTGTGCCAGGAGTTGAAGACGGCCGGCGGCAAGGTGGTGCGCGAGCCCGGCCCGATGAAGCACGGCACGACGCACATCGCCTTCATCGAAGATCCGGACGGCTACAAGATCGAGTTGATCCAGGTCGATTGA
- a CDS encoding HlyD family efflux transporter periplasmic adaptor subunit, whose amino-acid sequence MATLVAHPAQLAAAMAQARSLPPLREELSLYPGPSAGDGSPTWTLHDPVAQRFFRIGRLEFELLSRWSWGDAAQILTDLRATSTLAATPEDLEHLSRFLATHNLVQSRGPQALERLLAQARGGQGNPLVWLIKNYLFFRIPLLRPDRFLDALIRKIAWLWSTPFLLLATACGLTGFFLIQRRWETFVTSFSHLFTLEGMALMGLALALTKILHEFGHACTAKRHGCRVSTMGVAFMVLWPVLYTDTTDAWKLRSRRQRLAIGVSGIAVELVIASFAILAWSFLPDGMARSLAFLLATTTWILTLAINLNPFMRFDGYYLLSDALGIANLQERSFALARWRLREGLFGFGDPAPEYFPAAKRRFLILYAFAVWIYRFFLFLGIALTVYHLFFKVLGIILMAVEILWFIGKPVAREVGEWRTRAKDMRMNRAGLRTLMLVLLGAILLFFPWQGKISAPALWRAQEHGRVYVPQSARVAQIATSVGQQVARGDTLFLLESPDLDQEIEQGERRIANLRWAVDFQGVHAGLQERSRVTWQELEAEISAQQGRLRERELLNVRSPLDGVVVERMEPLQVGDWLGANELLAVVITPKSATLEAYVRESDLRRVGVGARGTFYPEDVGRAAFAVRVEAMDAAGTRALAEPWMGSMHGGEIAVRQSSDGVYVPEIPVYRLLLEPAQAAPAPAMILRGVVRLESAPESLATRLWRRAAGILIRESGF is encoded by the coding sequence ATGGCAACCCTGGTCGCTCATCCTGCACAACTGGCCGCCGCCATGGCCCAGGCCAGGAGCCTGCCGCCCCTGCGCGAGGAGCTGAGCCTCTATCCCGGCCCTTCCGCCGGCGACGGCTCTCCGACCTGGACCCTGCACGATCCGGTCGCCCAGCGTTTTTTCCGCATCGGCCGGCTTGAATTTGAGCTCCTCTCCCGCTGGAGTTGGGGCGATGCGGCCCAAATTCTCACCGATCTGCGCGCCACCAGCACTCTCGCGGCCACCCCGGAAGATCTGGAGCATCTGAGCCGGTTTCTCGCCACGCACAATCTGGTGCAGAGCCGCGGCCCCCAGGCGCTGGAACGCCTGCTGGCGCAAGCCCGCGGGGGACAGGGCAATCCGCTGGTTTGGCTGATCAAAAACTATCTGTTTTTCCGCATTCCCCTGCTGCGCCCCGATCGTTTTCTGGACGCCCTGATCCGCAAGATCGCCTGGCTGTGGTCGACGCCCTTTCTGCTGCTGGCGACGGCCTGCGGCCTGACGGGTTTTTTTCTGATCCAGCGACGCTGGGAGACCTTCGTCACCTCGTTTTCCCATCTGTTCACCCTGGAAGGCATGGCGCTCATGGGTCTGGCCCTGGCCCTGACGAAAATTCTCCACGAGTTTGGCCACGCCTGTACCGCCAAGCGTCATGGATGCCGGGTGTCCACCATGGGAGTCGCCTTCATGGTGCTCTGGCCGGTGCTCTATACCGACACCACCGATGCCTGGAAGCTGCGCTCGCGCCGACAACGCCTTGCCATCGGCGTCTCGGGTATCGCCGTCGAACTGGTGATCGCCTCCTTTGCCATTCTGGCGTGGAGTTTTCTGCCCGACGGCATGGCGCGCAGCCTGGCCTTCCTGCTGGCCACCACCACCTGGATCCTCACCCTGGCCATCAACCTCAACCCCTTCATGCGCTTTGACGGCTATTACCTGCTGTCCGACGCCCTCGGCATCGCCAATCTGCAGGAGCGCTCCTTTGCCCTGGCGCGCTGGCGCCTTCGGGAAGGGCTCTTTGGTTTCGGCGATCCCGCGCCCGAGTATTTCCCTGCGGCCAAGCGCCGCTTTCTCATCCTGTACGCCTTCGCGGTATGGATTTACCGTTTTTTTCTTTTTCTCGGCATCGCCCTCACCGTCTACCACCTGTTCTTCAAGGTGTTGGGGATTATTCTGATGGCAGTGGAAATTCTCTGGTTCATCGGCAAGCCGGTGGCCCGCGAAGTTGGCGAGTGGCGCACAAGAGCCAAGGACATGCGGATGAATCGCGCCGGCTTGCGCACCCTGATGCTTGTCCTGCTGGGCGCGATCCTGCTCTTTTTTCCCTGGCAGGGCAAAATCAGCGCCCCGGCGCTCTGGCGGGCGCAGGAACATGGCAGGGTTTATGTCCCGCAATCCGCCCGCGTCGCCCAGATCGCGACCTCCGTAGGGCAGCAGGTCGCACGGGGCGACACGTTGTTTCTTCTGGAATCCCCCGATCTCGACCAGGAGATCGAGCAGGGCGAGCGCCGCATCGCCAATTTGCGCTGGGCCGTGGATTTCCAAGGAGTTCACGCGGGGCTGCAAGAGCGCTCGCGCGTGACCTGGCAGGAGCTGGAGGCCGAGATTTCAGCGCAACAGGGCCGCCTGCGCGAACGGGAGCTGCTCAACGTGCGCAGTCCCCTGGACGGGGTTGTCGTGGAAAGGATGGAACCTTTGCAGGTGGGTGACTGGCTCGGCGCCAATGAGCTGCTGGCGGTGGTCATCACGCCGAAATCGGCAACCCTTGAGGCCTACGTGCGGGAAAGCGACCTGCGCCGCGTCGGCGTCGGCGCCCGGGGAACCTTCTATCCGGAGGATGTGGGGCGGGCGGCCTTCGCCGTGCGGGTCGAAGCCATGGATGCCGCCGGCACGCGCGCCCTCGCCGAGCCCTGGATGGGCTCGATGCATGGCGGAGAAATTGCCGTGAGACAGTCCTCGGACGGTGTCTATGTGCCCGAGATTCCCGTCTATCGCCTGCTGCTCGAACCAGCGCAGGCGGCACCCGCCCCTGCCATGATTCTTCGCGGCGTCGTCCGGCTTGAGAGCGCGCCCGAAAGTCTGGCCACGCGCCTCTGGCGCCGGGCTGCAGGGATTCTCATCCGCGAGAGCGGCTTTTAG
- a CDS encoding efflux RND transporter periplasmic adaptor subunit yields the protein MNVRQIPTADSETAQPAAPRGFGVFIELEKRARQAASEAELHFLMVNDTHELLPYRQALLWRFDRKDAGRIAAVSGLAAADPHAPFIVWMERVGRHLPTAAKEKMFPFRATDLPPELAEQWAEWLPPLALWVPLRYRGESLGALILAREGPWGDGEMHLLGYLADAYGHAWGGLRQTKKGPRLALLAGKKWLAAAALLLGAALIPVHQSALAPAEVIARDPVLVRAPMDGVIDRFEVRPNSPVHEGEPLVLLDGTRLLSRLEVAQKTLEVAEAEYRQAAQQAVFDSRAKVNLPVLQGRVEQHAAELAYLKSLRERTVIRAPRDGIAIFSDVNDWIGRPVVMGERILMIADPGATELEIRLAVADAIALEPGAAVRLFLNTDPHRPVDAKLRYAGYQASATPEGVFAYRLAAAFEPNEQPLRIGLKGTARVYGERTLLGLHLLRRPLAAVRKYLGI from the coding sequence TTGAACGTTCGCCAGATTCCCACGGCCGATTCCGAGACCGCCCAGCCCGCGGCACCGCGCGGGTTCGGCGTGTTCATCGAGCTGGAAAAACGCGCGCGACAGGCCGCAAGCGAAGCCGAGCTGCACTTTCTGATGGTCAACGACACCCATGAGCTGCTGCCCTATCGGCAGGCTCTGCTGTGGCGTTTCGACCGCAAAGACGCGGGAAGGATCGCGGCGGTTTCGGGACTTGCGGCGGCCGATCCCCATGCACCTTTTATCGTGTGGATGGAACGGGTGGGCCGGCATCTGCCGACGGCGGCGAAAGAGAAGATGTTCCCATTTCGCGCCACGGATCTACCGCCGGAACTGGCCGAGCAGTGGGCCGAGTGGCTTCCCCCGCTAGCTCTGTGGGTGCCGCTGCGCTACCGGGGCGAGAGCCTGGGCGCCCTGATCCTGGCGCGGGAGGGGCCCTGGGGCGATGGAGAAATGCATCTGCTTGGTTATCTGGCCGACGCCTACGGCCATGCCTGGGGGGGGCTGCGACAAACAAAAAAAGGCCCGCGCCTGGCTCTGCTCGCGGGCAAAAAATGGCTGGCGGCCGCGGCACTGCTGCTGGGCGCGGCACTGATTCCGGTTCATCAGTCGGCCCTGGCGCCGGCCGAGGTGATCGCCCGCGATCCCGTGCTGGTGCGCGCGCCCATGGATGGCGTGATCGATCGCTTCGAGGTGCGCCCCAACAGCCCGGTTCACGAGGGCGAGCCGTTGGTGCTTCTGGATGGAACCCGACTCCTGTCCCGCCTGGAGGTGGCCCAGAAGACCCTGGAAGTGGCGGAGGCTGAGTATCGCCAGGCGGCCCAGCAAGCGGTTTTCGATTCTCGGGCCAAGGTCAATCTGCCGGTGCTGCAGGGCCGGGTGGAACAGCACGCGGCCGAGCTGGCCTACCTCAAGAGCCTCAGGGAGCGTACCGTGATTCGCGCTCCGCGCGACGGCATCGCGATCTTCAGCGATGTCAACGATTGGATCGGTCGCCCGGTGGTGATGGGCGAGCGCATTCTCATGATCGCCGACCCCGGCGCCACGGAACTTGAAATCCGGCTTGCCGTGGCCGACGCCATCGCCCTGGAGCCCGGCGCGGCGGTGCGCCTGTTTCTCAACACCGACCCCCATCGCCCGGTGGACGCGAAACTTCGCTATGCCGGCTATCAGGCATCGGCCACGCCCGAGGGGGTCTTTGCCTATCGCCTGGCGGCCGCCTTTGAACCAAACGAGCAGCCCTTGCGCATCGGCCTCAAGGGCACCGCCCGAGTCTATGGCGAACGAACCCTGCTCGGCCTGCATCTGCTGCGGCGGCCCCTGGCCGCCGTGCGCAAATATCTCGGCATCTGA
- a CDS encoding efflux RND transporter periplasmic adaptor subunit, with the protein MNPLLKALTLAVTTLTLFAAQPLSAQTPSPQALSPAAIRVQLVPRHSTVLSSELAGKITELGIREGEAFSKGQRLVALDCRLHQARLAKADAQLLEAVKTNEVYKDLAPLGSISTLDLETSEARVQAARAETDIMKAIVERCGVAAPFAGRVAELKVRRHQHVAEGQELMEILSDKDLEIEMIVPSPWLSWLAPGKRFKVHIEETQRAYAAEVTRLGARIDPVSQSVKVFGRLVAAAAELRVGMSGTAGLEKP; encoded by the coding sequence ATGAACCCTCTCCTGAAAGCCTTGACCCTCGCGGTCACCACCCTGACCCTTTTCGCCGCGCAGCCCCTGAGCGCGCAAACGCCCTCGCCCCAGGCCCTGTCGCCGGCGGCCATCCGCGTGCAGCTCGTTCCGCGCCACAGCACGGTGTTGTCCAGTGAGCTGGCGGGAAAAATCACCGAACTCGGCATTCGCGAGGGGGAAGCCTTCAGCAAGGGACAGCGGCTGGTCGCCCTGGATTGCCGACTGCACCAGGCGCGGCTTGCCAAGGCGGATGCGCAGCTGCTGGAAGCGGTCAAGACCAACGAGGTGTACAAGGATCTCGCGCCCCTGGGGTCCATCAGCACCCTTGATCTGGAAACGTCCGAGGCCCGGGTTCAGGCGGCCAGGGCGGAAACGGACATCATGAAAGCGATTGTCGAGCGCTGCGGTGTTGCCGCGCCCTTCGCCGGGCGGGTGGCCGAATTGAAGGTCAGGCGCCACCAGCATGTCGCCGAGGGACAGGAGCTGATGGAGATCCTGTCCGACAAGGATCTGGAAATTGAGATGATCGTGCCCTCGCCGTGGCTTTCCTGGCTGGCTCCGGGCAAACGCTTCAAGGTGCATATCGAGGAGACGCAACGTGCCTACGCCGCAGAGGTCACGCGGCTGGGCGCCCGCATCGATCCGGTGAGTCAGTCGGTCAAGGTCTTTGGCCGCCTGGTGGCCGCGGCCGCCGAGCTGCGCGTCGGCATGAGCGGCACGGCAGGCCTGGAAAAACCCTAA